Proteins from one Planctomyces sp. SH-PL62 genomic window:
- a CDS encoding aminotransferase class V-fold PLP-dependent enzyme: MIYLDNAATSFPKPEPVYQTLDRFARTALANPGRAGHRMAMAAEKALDDVRHALNQFFRGESPDRWVFTLNCTDALNMAIKGIVQEGDHVVLTDLEHNSISRPIRALEKAGKITTTRVVSREGYVTAEEVSAALTPRTSLVAITQASNVLGTVQPIAAVAQAVRTAGALLLVDAAQSAGVVPIDLKSTPIDLLALPGHKGLYGPTGTGALYTGPRADGRVRAWREGGTGGDSSSESQPTLRPYFLEAGSPNVLGIAGLGAGIAWVAERGPGALRKHEVDLLQQAVDWAERNDAWRIAGRWEPETHAGALSLFTPEGLSPQDLAAVLDVTFDIAVRPGLHCAPYIHRNLGSFPDGLLRLSPSPFTTHDDIAQFLDALSEITAGVV; the protein is encoded by the coding sequence ATGATCTATCTGGACAACGCCGCCACCAGCTTCCCGAAACCCGAGCCGGTCTATCAGACGCTGGACCGCTTCGCGCGCACCGCGCTGGCCAATCCCGGCCGCGCCGGCCACCGGATGGCGATGGCGGCCGAGAAGGCGCTCGACGACGTCCGACACGCACTGAACCAGTTCTTCCGGGGCGAGTCGCCCGACCGCTGGGTCTTCACGTTGAACTGCACCGACGCCCTGAACATGGCGATCAAGGGGATCGTCCAGGAGGGGGACCACGTCGTCCTGACCGACCTCGAACACAACTCGATCAGCCGGCCGATCCGCGCGCTCGAGAAGGCGGGGAAGATCACGACCACGCGCGTCGTCTCTCGCGAGGGCTACGTCACGGCCGAGGAAGTCTCGGCCGCCCTCACCCCCCGAACGAGCCTCGTCGCGATCACCCAGGCGAGCAACGTCCTGGGGACGGTCCAGCCGATCGCGGCGGTCGCCCAGGCCGTCCGCACCGCCGGCGCGCTCCTTTTGGTCGACGCCGCCCAGTCGGCGGGCGTCGTGCCGATCGACCTCAAGTCGACCCCGATCGACCTGCTAGCCCTCCCCGGCCACAAGGGGCTTTACGGCCCGACCGGGACCGGAGCGCTCTACACCGGGCCTCGGGCCGACGGCCGCGTCCGCGCCTGGCGAGAAGGGGGGACCGGCGGCGATTCGTCTTCGGAGTCGCAACCCACGCTCCGCCCCTACTTCCTCGAAGCCGGCTCGCCCAACGTCCTCGGGATCGCCGGCCTGGGCGCGGGGATCGCCTGGGTCGCCGAACGCGGGCCCGGCGCCCTCCGCAAGCATGAGGTCGACCTGCTCCAGCAGGCCGTCGACTGGGCCGAGCGTAACGACGCCTGGCGAATCGCCGGACGCTGGGAGCCCGAGACCCACGCGGGCGCCCTCTCGCTCTTCACCCCCGAGGGGCTCTCCCCCCAGGACCTGGCCGCCGTGCTCGACGTGACGTTCGACATCGCCGTTCGGCCGGGCCTCCACTGCGCCCCCTACATCCACCGCAACCTGGGCTCGTTCCCGGACGGCCTGCTGCGGCTCTCCCCCTCGCCGTTCACCACCCATGACGACATCGCCCAGTTCCTGGACGCGCTCTCCGAGATCACCGCGGGCGTCGTCTGA
- a CDS encoding glycosyltransferase family 2 protein, whose protein sequence is MSFAGLLAAVAIGLNLLALPFLVMLLLSSVAAIVSPRKTKTPATPASRFLIAIPAHDERSGVARTVRSCLALDYPREMFQVLVIADNCSDDTAEIAAAEGAEVLVRTHDVKKSKGYALEHLIEQLDQSGRLADLDALVVIDADSTASADLLRKFDAKILEGCDWIQCYDIVDNAGASWRTRLMTYAFSLINGVGPWGRYRLGLSSPLHGNGMCFTVNGLKRVPWRAYGLAEDYEYSWVVRMAGERIAFVPDASVHATMLEGGGEAAANQRRRWEFGRKEIKGRLFGPMIRDRKLSLVERLTSAIEMKTPPMMTLLGLLVLLAILNVAAASAFPHPLSHPATWVLLGASVLMVLSVGIYALSPFLVFNLPWSYLGTLAYVPIYAVWKLMVRLGGKPTQWVRTTRSVGR, encoded by the coding sequence ATGTCGTTCGCCGGTCTGCTCGCGGCGGTGGCCATCGGACTGAACCTCCTGGCCCTGCCGTTCCTCGTGATGCTCCTCCTGTCGTCCGTCGCGGCCATCGTATCTCCGCGTAAGACCAAAACGCCCGCAACCCCCGCGTCCCGGTTCCTGATCGCGATCCCGGCCCATGACGAGCGGAGCGGCGTCGCGCGGACCGTGCGAAGCTGCCTGGCCCTGGACTATCCCCGCGAGATGTTCCAGGTCCTGGTGATCGCCGACAACTGCAGCGACGACACCGCCGAGATCGCCGCCGCCGAGGGCGCCGAGGTGCTCGTCCGCACCCACGACGTGAAGAAATCCAAGGGCTATGCGCTGGAACATCTGATCGAGCAGCTCGATCAGTCAGGCCGGCTGGCGGACCTGGACGCCCTCGTGGTCATCGACGCCGACAGCACCGCGTCGGCCGACCTGCTGCGGAAGTTCGACGCCAAGATCCTCGAAGGCTGCGACTGGATCCAGTGCTACGACATCGTCGACAACGCCGGCGCCTCCTGGCGGACCCGACTGATGACGTACGCCTTCAGCCTGATCAACGGCGTCGGGCCCTGGGGTCGCTACCGGCTGGGCCTGAGCTCGCCGCTGCACGGCAACGGCATGTGCTTCACCGTGAACGGGCTGAAGCGCGTCCCCTGGCGGGCGTACGGGCTGGCCGAAGACTACGAATACTCCTGGGTCGTCCGGATGGCCGGCGAGCGGATCGCCTTCGTGCCCGACGCCTCGGTCCACGCGACCATGCTCGAAGGGGGCGGGGAGGCCGCGGCCAACCAGCGCCGGCGTTGGGAGTTCGGACGCAAGGAGATCAAGGGCCGCCTGTTCGGGCCGATGATCCGCGACCGCAAGCTGAGCCTCGTCGAGCGTCTGACCTCGGCCATCGAGATGAAGACGCCGCCGATGATGACGCTGCTCGGGCTGCTCGTGCTGCTGGCGATCCTGAACGTCGCCGCGGCGTCGGCGTTCCCCCACCCGCTCTCCCACCCGGCGACGTGGGTCCTGCTGGGGGCGAGCGTGCTGATGGTCCTCTCGGTCGGGATCTACGCGCTGAGCCCGTTCCTGGTCTTCAATCTCCCCTGGAGCTACCTGGGAACGCTGGCCTACGTGCCGATCTACGCGGTGTGGAAGTTGATGGTCCGGTTGGGGGGGAAACCGACCCAATGGGTCCGGACGACGCGGTCGGTCGGGCGTTGA